A window of the Linepithema humile isolate Giens D197 chromosome 4, Lhum_UNIL_v1.0, whole genome shotgun sequence genome harbors these coding sequences:
- the LOC105677801 gene encoding uncharacterized protein encodes MSSTSFATNTINTTMIADTTILVNDTIKISTDITITTAASEIITEGSTTILPTTIITQTTTQPPFPPPTSTNPTSTTPTISSTTKMTSTSASETTNTNTTTNCTTKSTTSSESYMTSENITSAKTNKTHCRTTDPKFNYVVWNNKTENKTACILSNMTIQINIHYKIEDSQKNKITLTVPTNAITTGICSEKENEITLSWKESFKNQNDEDKKNKITFGYTYNATDNKSFLNFVSVDIYNFPYARERKIHEDTQHRDLKLFPIIKEGAFICKANTTINVGKQIDVVISDVRLITFNECDKDCSKTEIDCAVRTIDNIKMIVVILFIDIFLVIVILYLTWRYRRSNFARKICCPSCIRSLM; translated from the exons ATGTCGTCTACGTCATTTGCAAcgaatacaataaatacaacGATGATCGCAGATACGACAATACTGGTGAacgatacaataaaaatatcaacagACATAACAATTACAACAGCTGCTTCAGAAATAATTACAGAAGGATCAACGACAATTCTTCCAACTACAATCATAACGCAGACGACAACGCAACCACCTTTTCCTCCGCCAACATCAACTAATCCAACATCAACTACTCCAACAATATCTTCAACTACAAAAATGACATCAACAAGTGCATCAGAGACAACAAATACAAACACTACTACTAATTGTACTACAAAATCTACAACTAGCAGCGAGAGCTATATGACATCAGAAAATATAACGTCtgctaaaacaaataaaacgcaTTGTAGAACTACCGACcccaaatttaattatgtcgTATGGAATAATAAGACCGAAAACAAAACGGCGTGCATTTTATCTAACATGacgattcaaataaatatacattacaaAATCGAGGATTCTCAG aaaaataaaattacattgacGGTTCCGACGAATGCAATAACAACAGGCATCTGTAGCGAAAAAGAGAACGAAATAACTTTGAGCTGGAAGGAAAGTTTCAAAAATCAAAACGACGaagacaaaaaaaacaaaatcacTTTTGGTTACACTTACAACGCTACTGACAATAAGTCTTTCCTTAATTTTGTATCTGTCGACATATACAATTTCCCGTATGCACGAG AGAGAAAAATACACGAGGACACACAGCACAGAGACCTGAAATTATTTCCCATTATAAAGGAAGGAGCATTTATATGCAAAGCAAATACCACAATAAATGTTGGAAAGCAGATAGACGTTGTTATCTCTGACGTTCGCTTGATTACATTCAACGAGTGCGACAAGGATTGCTCGAAAACAG AGATTGATTGTGCTGTTCGAACaattgataatatcaaaatgatCGTTGTCATactatttattgatatttttctcgttATTGTCATCTTGTATTTAACATGGCGCTACAGGAGGAGCAATTTCGCAAG gaaAATTTGTTGTCCATCGTGTATTCGCTCGCTGATGTGA
- the LOC105677818 gene encoding uncharacterized helicase DDB_G0278827-like, with the protein MLAASICFEVYYTLLPSTTMTSRVPRCLFGKPNSQETIEMLQDALDAERSRFAKRWGVNPCSEDKENNYRRRNNEKSQPSPSKKRSNPYSRQTSIHDYWRARKICDVTKKPLAVSMDVSKQQNVESSKTTKTTTTTTATTTTTTTTKTA; encoded by the exons ATGCTAGCAGCCTCAATCTGTTTCGAAGTCTACTACACGTTGTTACCCAGCACAACCATGACTTCGCGAGTACCACGTTGCCTATTTGGTAAGCCGAATTCGCAGGAGACGATCGAGATGCTGCAGGATGCGCTGGACGCGGAAAGGAGCAGATTCGCCAAGAGGTGGGGAGTGAATCCCTGTTCCGAAGATAAGGAGAATAATTATCGGAGACGGAACAACGAGAAGAGTCAGCCGTCGCCCAGCAAAAAGCGAAGTAATCCGTATTCAAGGCAGACCAGCATTCACG ATTATTGGCGAGCTCGAAAAATATGCGACGTGACCAAGAAGCCTCTGGCGGTCTCGATGGACGTGTCGAAACAACAAAATGTGGAATCGTCGAAAACAACGAAGACGACGACCACGACAACGgcaacgacgacaacgacgacaacgacgaagaCCGCGTAG